In Bradyrhizobium guangxiense, the following are encoded in one genomic region:
- the purB gene encoding adenylosuccinate lyase, translating into MIPRYTRPEMASIWEPQTRFKIWFEIEAHAADALAELGTIPKEAARTVWAKAKDATFDVARIDEIERETKHDVIAFLTHLAEIVGPEARFVHQGMTSSDVLDTCLNVQLTRAADLLLADLDKVLAALKKRAFEHKMTPTIGRSHGIHAEPVTFGLKLAYAYAEFTRAKERLIAARKEVATCAISGAVGTFAQIDPRVEAHVAKAMGLVPEPISTQVIPRDRHAMYFSTLGVIAASIERVAVEIRHMQRTEVLEAEEFFSEGQKGSSAMPHKRNPVLSENLTGLSRMVRAYVTPALENVVLWHERDISHSSAERMMGPDATVTLDFALVRLAGLIDKLLVYPANMQKNLDRLGGLVHSQRVLLALTQKGGSREDAYKLVQRNAMPVWRGEGDFLQLLKKDAEVKQYLTDTEIEEQFDLGYHLKHVDTIFKRVFGES; encoded by the coding sequence ATGATCCCCCGCTATACCCGTCCCGAAATGGCCTCGATCTGGGAGCCGCAGACCCGGTTCAAGATCTGGTTCGAGATCGAGGCGCATGCGGCGGACGCCCTCGCCGAGCTTGGAACCATCCCCAAGGAAGCCGCCCGGACGGTCTGGGCCAAGGCCAAGGACGCCACCTTCGACGTCGCCCGCATCGACGAGATCGAGCGCGAGACCAAGCACGACGTCATCGCCTTCCTCACCCACCTCGCCGAGATCGTCGGCCCCGAGGCGCGCTTCGTGCACCAGGGCATGACCTCCTCCGACGTGCTCGACACCTGCCTCAACGTCCAGCTCACCCGGGCCGCGGACCTGCTGCTTGCCGACCTCGACAAGGTGCTGGCCGCGCTGAAGAAGCGGGCCTTCGAGCACAAGATGACGCCGACCATCGGCCGCAGCCACGGCATCCATGCCGAGCCGGTGACCTTCGGCCTCAAGCTCGCTTATGCCTATGCCGAGTTCACCCGTGCCAAGGAGCGCCTGATCGCGGCGCGCAAGGAAGTCGCGACCTGCGCCATATCAGGCGCCGTCGGCACCTTCGCACAGATCGATCCGCGCGTCGAAGCGCACGTAGCCAAGGCCATGGGCCTCGTCCCCGAGCCGATCTCGACCCAGGTGATCCCGCGCGACCGCCACGCGATGTACTTCTCGACCCTCGGCGTGATCGCCGCCTCCATCGAGCGCGTCGCAGTGGAGATCCGCCACATGCAGCGCACCGAGGTGCTGGAGGCCGAAGAGTTCTTCTCGGAGGGACAAAAGGGCTCCTCCGCCATGCCGCACAAGCGCAACCCGGTGCTGTCAGAGAACCTCACCGGCCTCTCCCGCATGGTGCGCGCCTATGTGACGCCGGCGCTGGAGAACGTCGTGCTCTGGCACGAGCGCGACATCTCGCACTCCTCGGCCGAGCGCATGATGGGTCCGGATGCCACCGTCACGCTCGACTTCGCGCTGGTGCGCCTCGCCGGCCTGATCGACAAGCTCCTGGTGTACCCCGCCAACATGCAGAAGAACCTCGACCGCCTCGGCGGCCTCGTGCACTCGCAGCGCGTGCTGCTGGCACTGACGCAGAAGGGCGGGAGCCGCGAGGACGCCTACAAGCTGGTGCAGCGCAACGCCATGCCGGTCTGGCGCGGCGAAGGCGACTTCCTGCAGCTCCTGAAGAAGGACGCCGAGGTGAAGCAATATCTCACCGACACCGAGATCGAGGAGCAGTTCGACCTCGGCTATCACCTCAAGCACGTCGACACGATCTTCAAGCGCGTGTTCGGCGAGAGCTGA
- a CDS encoding TetR family transcriptional regulator, with protein sequence MNEAVVLTPERILEVTEDVLRRFGLAKATVVDVARALDVSHGSVYRHFPSKASLREAVAKRWLDRIDAPLRQIAEEQGPAPARLERWLRTLFAAKRSRVLDDPEMFETYLTLAREACAAVKCHKDTMIEQIAAILTDGVKQGVFDVADTKITARAIFDATSRFHHPAHADEWKDAELPARVDAMLALLLRGLKAA encoded by the coding sequence ATGAATGAAGCTGTTGTCTTGACGCCGGAGCGGATCCTCGAAGTCACCGAGGACGTGCTCAGGCGGTTTGGACTTGCCAAGGCCACCGTGGTCGACGTTGCCCGTGCGCTCGATGTGAGCCATGGCAGCGTCTATCGCCATTTCCCGAGCAAGGCCTCGCTGCGCGAGGCCGTCGCCAAGCGCTGGCTTGACCGCATCGATGCGCCGCTGCGCCAGATCGCCGAGGAGCAGGGCCCGGCGCCGGCCAGGCTCGAGCGCTGGCTGCGCACGCTGTTCGCCGCCAAGCGTTCGCGCGTGCTCGACGACCCCGAGATGTTCGAAACCTATCTGACGCTGGCGCGCGAGGCTTGCGCGGCCGTCAAATGCCACAAGGATACCATGATCGAGCAGATCGCGGCGATCCTGACTGACGGCGTGAAGCAGGGCGTGTTTGACGTTGCCGACACCAAGATCACGGCGCGCGCGATCTTCGATGCCACCAGCCGCTTTCACCATCCGGCCCATGCGGACGAGTGGAAGGACGCAGAGTTGCCGGCGCGTGTGGACGCGATGCTCGCGCTGCTGCTGCGCGGGTTGAAGGCGGCCTGA
- a CDS encoding caspase family protein, whose protein sequence is MIFGAWLVCGPAQAQKRVALVIGNSAYNSVPKLANPVNDAGLIGGMLRKAGFDTVDVRQDLNAPEMRKALREFGTRTRDADVAVIYYAGHGMEVDGTNYLIPTDAALETDIDVYDEALPIDRLLVSIEPAKQLRLVILDACRDNPFSKTMKRTVASRAIGRGLAKVEPTSPNTMIAFAAKAGSTASDGDSRNSPFAMALADHLPKPGLDLRKAFGFVRDDVLKSTANKQEPFVYGSLGGDDVPLVPAKPVATGPQPNPQSELRRDYELALQLGTRDGWEAFLAQYPDGFYANLAKGQLNKIGAEETRAAAEQKAKAAEQEKARLIAERAQKVEQEKAAAAAKAAEEARVAAEKQKQIEQAKAEAAERQRKAAEAAAAKALAEKQAAEKAKAELAARQAAEKAEQAAAKPAADRQLPEVENQKVAALSPGPTSTLSAAELSKSVQSELRRVGCLASSAESEWTSAAQRSLTLFNKYAGTQFDAKLASVDVLDALKAKPGRVCPLVCNFGFKADGDQCAKITCRAGYRVGDDNECEKIPEKKPVATREESRKRDQGRKEVESTAPKSEASGQIICTSTGCRPVAKGCRIVRDPRPGSAGMIQAEVCN, encoded by the coding sequence ATGATCTTCGGGGCCTGGCTCGTCTGCGGGCCGGCGCAGGCCCAAAAAAGGGTTGCGCTCGTCATTGGCAATTCCGCCTACAATAGTGTGCCGAAGCTTGCCAATCCGGTGAACGATGCCGGCTTGATCGGGGGCATGCTCAGGAAAGCCGGCTTCGACACGGTCGACGTCCGGCAGGACCTGAACGCGCCCGAAATGCGTAAGGCGCTGCGCGAATTTGGCACCAGGACGCGGGATGCCGATGTCGCGGTCATTTACTACGCTGGCCACGGCATGGAGGTGGACGGTACTAACTACCTGATCCCGACCGATGCCGCGCTCGAGACCGACATCGATGTCTACGACGAGGCGTTGCCGATCGATCGCCTGTTGGTGAGCATCGAGCCCGCCAAGCAGCTTCGGCTCGTCATCCTCGATGCGTGCCGCGACAATCCGTTCTCCAAGACGATGAAGCGCACGGTGGCCTCGCGCGCGATCGGGCGCGGCCTCGCCAAGGTCGAGCCGACCAGCCCGAATACGATGATCGCATTCGCGGCCAAGGCCGGTTCGACGGCGTCCGATGGAGATTCCCGGAACAGCCCGTTCGCCATGGCTCTCGCAGACCACCTGCCAAAGCCCGGCCTTGACCTGCGCAAAGCATTCGGCTTCGTGCGCGATGACGTACTGAAGAGCACCGCCAACAAGCAAGAGCCATTCGTGTATGGCTCGCTGGGCGGCGATGACGTCCCCCTCGTTCCTGCCAAGCCGGTTGCGACCGGCCCGCAACCCAATCCTCAGTCTGAGCTCAGGCGAGACTATGAACTTGCGCTTCAACTCGGCACCCGGGACGGTTGGGAGGCGTTCCTGGCGCAATATCCCGACGGCTTCTACGCCAATCTCGCCAAGGGGCAGCTGAACAAGATCGGCGCCGAGGAGACGCGCGCGGCAGCCGAGCAAAAGGCCAAGGCGGCCGAGCAGGAAAAGGCGAGGCTGATTGCCGAGCGCGCCCAGAAGGTCGAGCAGGAGAAGGCGGCAGCTGCCGCCAAGGCGGCCGAAGAGGCGCGCGTCGCGGCCGAGAAGCAAAAGCAGATCGAGCAGGCGAAGGCGGAAGCTGCCGAACGGCAGCGCAAGGCCGCCGAGGCGGCGGCTGCGAAGGCGCTGGCCGAGAAGCAGGCTGCCGAGAAGGCCAAGGCCGAGCTGGCAGCCAGGCAGGCGGCAGAGAAAGCGGAGCAAGCCGCGGCAAAGCCCGCCGCGGATCGGCAGCTGCCCGAAGTCGAGAACCAGAAAGTGGCGGCGCTCTCGCCGGGGCCAACATCCACATTGTCGGCGGCCGAGCTCTCCAAATCGGTACAGAGCGAATTGCGCCGTGTTGGTTGTCTGGCCTCGTCTGCAGAGAGCGAGTGGACTTCCGCCGCCCAGCGCTCGCTGACGCTGTTCAACAAATATGCTGGCACCCAGTTCGACGCGAAGCTTGCCAGCGTTGACGTCCTCGATGCGCTCAAGGCGAAGCCCGGACGGGTCTGTCCCCTGGTGTGCAATTTCGGCTTCAAGGCCGACGGCGATCAATGCGCGAAGATCACCTGCCGCGCCGGCTATCGGGTGGGTGACGACAATGAGTGCGAGAAGATCCCGGAGAAGAAGCCGGTCGCGACGAGGGAGGAATCGAGGAAGCGTGACCAAGGCCGGAAGGAAGTGGAATCGACTGCTCCAAAGTCAGAAGCCTCAGGACAGATAATCTGCACGAGTACCGGCTGCAGGCCGGTCGCCAAGGGGTGCCGTATCGTGCGGGATCCCAGGCCGGGTAGTGCAGGCATGATCCAAGCGGAAGTTTGCAATTAG
- a CDS encoding M20 aminoacylase family protein codes for MPIVNRVAALSDEMAAWRHDFHENPELLYEVHRTAGIVAEKLREFGCDEVVTGIGRTGVVGVIRGRKSNSGKTIGLRADMDALPIMETSGVPYASKVPGKMHACGHDGHTAMLLGAAKYLTETRNFDGTAIMIFQPAEEGGGGGKAMVEDGLMTRWNIEEVYGMHNMPGLPEGHFATTPGAMLASSDNIQITVHGKGGHAGAGPHKSVDSVLIGSQIVNALQSIVARNVDPLKSAVISITQFHSGTAFNIIPEVAELGGTVRTLDPEVRDLVERRIGEVADSVARAYGGSAETKYTRMYPVTMNHAREAGLAADVARDIVGTDRVNDKFIPMMGAEDFSFMLEARPGAMVLVGMGDGNECHHPAYVFNDNILGHGASFWARLVETRMPAG; via the coding sequence ATGCCCATTGTCAACCGCGTTGCTGCTCTCTCCGACGAAATGGCCGCCTGGCGACATGACTTCCACGAGAATCCGGAATTGCTCTACGAAGTCCACCGCACCGCCGGCATCGTCGCCGAAAAGTTGCGCGAGTTCGGCTGCGACGAGGTGGTGACCGGCATCGGCCGCACCGGCGTGGTCGGGGTGATCCGCGGCCGCAAGTCCAATTCCGGTAAGACCATCGGCCTGCGCGCCGACATGGACGCGCTGCCGATCATGGAAACCTCGGGTGTGCCCTATGCCTCGAAGGTCCCCGGCAAGATGCACGCCTGTGGCCATGACGGCCACACCGCGATGCTGCTGGGCGCGGCCAAATATCTCACCGAGACGCGCAATTTCGACGGCACCGCGATCATGATCTTCCAGCCCGCCGAGGAAGGCGGCGGCGGTGGCAAGGCCATGGTCGAGGACGGGTTGATGACGCGCTGGAACATCGAGGAGGTCTACGGCATGCACAACATGCCGGGCCTGCCGGAAGGGCACTTCGCAACCACGCCCGGCGCGATGCTCGCCTCCTCCGACAACATCCAGATCACGGTCCACGGCAAGGGCGGCCACGCCGGCGCCGGTCCGCACAAATCCGTCGACAGCGTGCTGATCGGCTCGCAGATCGTCAATGCGCTGCAATCGATTGTGGCGCGCAACGTCGATCCGCTGAAGTCAGCCGTCATCTCGATCACGCAATTCCACTCCGGCACGGCCTTCAACATCATCCCCGAGGTCGCCGAGCTCGGCGGCACCGTGCGCACGCTCGACCCTGAAGTGCGCGATCTCGTCGAGCGCCGCATCGGCGAAGTCGCCGACAGCGTCGCGCGGGCCTATGGCGGCTCGGCCGAGACCAAGTACACGCGGATGTATCCCGTGACCATGAACCATGCGCGCGAAGCCGGCCTTGCCGCCGACGTCGCCCGCGACATCGTCGGCACCGATCGCGTCAACGACAAGTTCATCCCGATGATGGGCGCCGAGGACTTCTCCTTCATGCTGGAGGCGCGTCCCGGCGCCATGGTGCTGGTCGGCATGGGCGACGGCAACGAGTGTCACCACCCGGCCTACGTCTTCAACGACAACATCCTCGGCCACGGCGCCTCGTTCTGGGCGCGGCTGGTCGAGACGCGGATGCCGGCGGGATAG
- a CDS encoding caspase family protein produces MGLACGPAHADRRVALVIGNSAYKSAPKLGNPVNDATLVGGMLKKAGFDSVDVRLDLSASEMRRMLREFAGRTREADMAVIYYAGHGIELDGNNYLIPTDATLETDGDVLDETIPVERALFAVEPAKQLRLIILDACRDNPFAKTMKRTLASRAIGRGLAKVEPTSPNTMIAFAAKAGSTASDGDARNSPFAAALVEHLPKPGLDLRKAFGFVRDDVLKATGYKQEPYVYGSLGGDDVPLVVKQAATGPQANPQDAIRRDYELALQLATRDAWEAFLAAYPDGFYANLAKGQLNKIGAEETRAAAEQKAKAAEQEKARLIAERAQKVEQEKAAAAAKAAEEARVAAEKQKQIEQAKAEAAERQRKAAEAAAAKALAEKQAAEKAKAELAARQAAEKAEQAAKPTADRQMPEVEQKVAALSPGSTPALSAADLAKSVQSELRRVGCLTSAPEGEWSSAAQRSLTLFNKYAGTQFDVKLASVDALDALKAKPGRVCPLVCNFGFKADGDQCVKITCRAGYRVGDDNECEKVPEKKPVATREDTRKRDADRRANEAAPSAPQASGQIFCNAAGCRPVGKGCRIERAGTADASSVMAGRTKEVCN; encoded by the coding sequence GTGGGACTTGCCTGCGGACCGGCGCATGCCGACCGACGGGTGGCGCTCGTGATCGGCAATTCCGCCTACAAGAGCGCACCGAAGCTCGGTAATCCCGTCAACGATGCCACTCTTGTCGGCGGCATGCTCAAGAAGGCCGGCTTCGATTCCGTGGACGTCAGGCTGGACCTCAGTGCCAGCGAGATGCGGCGCATGCTGCGCGAGTTCGCCGGCAGGACGCGCGAAGCGGACATGGCGGTGATCTATTACGCCGGCCACGGCATCGAGCTCGACGGCAACAACTATCTCATTCCGACCGACGCAACACTGGAGACCGACGGTGACGTGCTCGATGAGACCATTCCTGTCGAGCGTGCATTGTTCGCCGTCGAGCCGGCCAAGCAGTTGCGCCTGATCATCCTGGATGCGTGCCGCGATAATCCGTTCGCGAAAACGATGAAGCGCACGCTGGCCTCGCGCGCGATCGGACGCGGCCTTGCGAAGGTCGAGCCGACCAGCCCCAATACCATGATTGCCTTTGCCGCGAAGGCGGGATCGACCGCATCGGACGGCGATGCCAGAAACAGCCCGTTCGCTGCCGCGCTCGTCGAGCACCTGCCGAAGCCTGGGCTCGACCTGCGCAAGGCCTTCGGCTTCGTCCGCGACGATGTCCTGAAGGCGACCGGCTACAAGCAGGAGCCCTATGTCTATGGTTCGCTCGGAGGCGACGACGTTCCTCTCGTCGTGAAGCAAGCCGCAACGGGGCCCCAGGCAAATCCGCAGGACGCCATCCGCAGGGACTACGAGCTCGCGCTCCAGCTTGCGACGCGCGACGCCTGGGAAGCATTTCTGGCAGCATATCCCGACGGCTTCTACGCCAACCTCGCCAAGGGCCAGTTGAACAAGATCGGCGCCGAGGAGACGCGCGCCGCAGCCGAGCAAAAGGCCAAGGCGGCCGAGCAGGAAAAGGCGAGGCTGATTGCCGAGCGCGCCCAGAAGGTCGAACAGGAGAAGGCGGCAGCTGCCGCCAAGGCGGCCGAAGAGGCGCGCGTCGCGGCCGAGAAGCAAAAGCAGATCGAGCAGGCGAAGGCGGAAGCTGCCGAACGGCAGCGCAAGGCCGCCGAGGCGGCGGCTGCGAAGGCGCTGGCCGAGAAGCAGGCTGCCGAGAAGGCCAAGGCCGAGCTGGCAGCCAGGCAGGCGGCGGAGAAGGCTGAGCAGGCGGCCAAGCCGACGGCCGATCGGCAGATGCCTGAAGTCGAGCAAAAAGTCGCGGCGCTGTCGCCCGGGTCGACACCGGCATTATCCGCGGCCGACCTCGCGAAGTCCGTGCAGAGCGAGTTGCGCCGTGTCGGCTGCCTCACGTCGGCTCCGGAAGGCGAGTGGTCCTCGGCTGCGCAGCGTTCGCTGACGCTCTTCAACAAATACGCTGGCACCCAGTTCGATGTGAAGCTTGCCAGCGTCGACGCCCTCGATGCGCTCAAGGCGAAGCCGGGACGGGTCTGCCCGCTCGTCTGCAATTTCGGCTTCAAGGCCGACGGCGATCAATGCGTGAAGATCACCTGCCGCGCCGGCTATCGCGTCGGCGACGACAACGAGTGCGAGAAGGTGCCGGAGAAGAAGCCGGTCGCGACGCGTGAGGACACGAGAAAGCGCGACGCAGATCGCAGGGCGAACGAAGCCGCGCCATCGGCACCGCAGGCATCTGGCCAGATATTCTGCAACGCTGCCGGCTGCCGCCCCGTAGGCAAGGGATGCAGAATAGAGCGAGCCGGCACCGCTGATGCGAGCTCCGTGATGGCCGGGCGCACGAAAGAGGTCTGCAATTGA